The proteins below are encoded in one region of Paenibacillus albus:
- a CDS encoding NAD(P)H-dependent oxidoreductase — protein sequence MKTLVIATHPSIEISRVNAAWLQELRKHSDITVHELYKAYPDENIDVAKEQQLIEAHDRIIFQYPLFWYSTPMLLKKWFDSVLQYGWAYGPDGSKTAGKQFGAAISTYGSEASYQAEGANRFTLEEILRPIEATTHFISGTYLPHFALSDVSNLSDERLAQSTADYVHHIQTAVPKA from the coding sequence ATGAAAACACTAGTAATCGCAACGCATCCAAGCATCGAAATTTCCCGCGTCAACGCAGCCTGGCTGCAAGAGCTTCGCAAGCACAGTGACATCACGGTCCACGAGCTGTACAAGGCTTATCCGGACGAGAACATCGATGTCGCGAAGGAACAGCAATTGATCGAAGCGCATGACCGCATTATTTTCCAATATCCGCTCTTCTGGTATAGCACGCCGATGCTGCTCAAGAAATGGTTCGATTCCGTCCTGCAGTACGGATGGGCTTATGGACCGGACGGCTCGAAGACAGCCGGCAAACAATTTGGCGCGGCAATATCGACTTACGGATCCGAAGCGTCTTATCAGGCAGAAGGCGCCAATCGCTTCACGCTGGAAGAAATTCTTCGTCCGATCGAAGCGACTACACATTTCATCAGCGGCACTTATTTGCCTCACTTCGCATTAAGCGACGTGTCTAACTTATCCGATGAGCGGTTGGCACAAAGCACAGCCGATTATGTCCACCATATTCAGACCGCTGTACCGAAAGCTTAA